Proteins from one Xenorhabdus griffiniae genomic window:
- the yieE gene encoding DNA-binding transcriptional regulator YeiE — translation MRITLRQLEIFAEVLKSGSTTQASQQLALSQSAVSASLTDLEGQLGVQLFDRVGKRLVTNEHGRLLYPKALALLEQAGEVEQLFKLELGALRLAASSTIGNYMLPEMLARYRQDYPETPLELNISNTGDVIKAVAEFRVDLGLIEGLCHDPELITQPWMKDELIVFSSPKSSLLQGELNVEDLIKAPWILREKGSGTREILDHLLFSQMPRFNIAMELGNSEAIKHAVQYGMGISCLSRRVVQEQLKNGTLSELVIPGLSLNRTLYLIYHRQKHISNALRKLLSYCN, via the coding sequence ATGCGTATCACTCTGAGACAACTGGAGATTTTTGCAGAAGTTCTGAAAAGTGGTTCAACGACACAGGCTTCTCAGCAATTAGCGTTATCACAATCTGCGGTGAGTGCTTCACTGACAGATCTTGAAGGACAGTTGGGAGTACAGCTGTTTGATAGAGTCGGAAAACGTTTGGTCACCAATGAACATGGGCGTTTGCTCTATCCTAAAGCATTGGCATTACTTGAACAGGCTGGTGAAGTGGAACAGCTTTTCAAACTTGAATTGGGCGCATTGCGATTAGCAGCCAGCAGCACGATTGGCAATTATATGTTGCCTGAAATGCTGGCGAGATACCGTCAGGATTACCCTGAGACACCATTGGAATTGAATATCAGTAATACTGGAGATGTCATCAAGGCCGTTGCTGAGTTTCGTGTTGATTTGGGATTGATTGAAGGATTGTGTCACGATCCTGAGTTGATCACACAACCCTGGATGAAAGATGAGTTGATCGTTTTTTCCTCGCCAAAAAGCTCGCTGTTGCAAGGTGAACTGAACGTGGAGGATTTGATCAAAGCCCCCTGGATATTGAGAGAAAAAGGTTCAGGAACAAGAGAAATCTTGGATCATCTTTTGTTCTCACAAATGCCGAGATTCAATATTGCGATGGAATTGGGTAATTCGGAAGCCATTAAACATGCTGTTCAATATGGAATGGGGATCAGTTGTCTTTCACGACGAGTCGTCCAGGAACAATTGAAAAATGGCACATTATCTGAACTGGTTATTCCTGGGCTGAGCCTTAATCGCACCTTGTACCTGATTTACCATCGGCAGAAACATATATCCAATGCGTTACGGAAGTTACTGAGTTATTGTAACTAA
- a CDS encoding YeiH family protein — MSENQVEEFTQVHQKTALKLIPGILLAAVLTVIAIYIGTIPWLINMGLGVLTLAILLGIIIGNTLYPLLKSTCNSGIYFSKHYLLRAGIILYGFRLTFQQITEVGATGVLIDIIMLSSTFFMALWIGRTFFQLDSQTVILIGAGSSICGAAAVMATEPVVKAPANKVAVAVSTVVIFGTLAIFIYPWIYQLNTHYSWFNFTQETFGIFSGSTVHEVAQVVAIGHELGSDAENAAVISKMIRVMLLAPFLLLLSGYLSRVKVKNCHVHPQKSPITIPWFAVFFIATAGFNSFHLLPEPLVDHIIAIDTIILAMAMVALGLTTHISAIRQAGVKPLLLALILFIWLVVGGLIVNQGIHHLLR, encoded by the coding sequence ATGTCTGAAAATCAAGTAGAGGAATTTACCCAAGTTCATCAGAAGACGGCATTAAAATTAATCCCTGGTATTTTATTAGCCGCAGTCCTAACGGTAATCGCCATCTATATCGGAACGATTCCTTGGCTTATAAATATGGGATTGGGTGTCCTGACACTTGCCATCTTATTAGGTATCATTATCGGCAATACGTTGTATCCTCTCTTAAAATCCACCTGCAATAGCGGTATCTATTTTTCCAAACACTACCTACTGCGAGCAGGCATCATTCTTTATGGATTTCGCCTGACTTTCCAACAAATCACAGAGGTTGGCGCAACAGGAGTATTGATCGATATCATCATGCTTTCATCAACATTTTTTATGGCATTATGGATTGGGCGTACTTTTTTTCAACTGGATAGCCAAACCGTGATCTTAATTGGTGCAGGAAGCAGTATTTGTGGCGCTGCTGCGGTTATGGCAACAGAACCCGTTGTCAAAGCCCCTGCCAACAAAGTTGCTGTCGCCGTCTCTACAGTGGTTATTTTTGGTACATTGGCAATCTTTATTTATCCATGGATTTATCAACTCAATACCCACTACTCGTGGTTTAATTTCACTCAGGAAACATTTGGTATTTTTTCAGGTTCAACGGTTCATGAAGTGGCCCAAGTCGTTGCCATTGGACATGAGTTAGGCAGTGATGCCGAAAATGCAGCAGTTATCAGTAAAATGATCCGCGTTATGCTGCTGGCACCTTTTCTATTGCTGCTTTCCGGCTACCTCAGTCGCGTGAAAGTTAAAAATTGTCATGTCCATCCCCAAAAATCCCCAATCACTATTCCGTGGTTTGCTGTATTTTTTATTGCCACTGCGGGTTTCAACTCTTTTCATCTCTTACCTGAACCCCTTGTTGACCATATTATTGCCATTGATACCATCATACTGGCAATGGCCATGGTTGCATTAGGGCTAACCACCCATATCAGTGCTATTCGCCAGGCTGGGGTTAAGCCCCTCTTGTTGGCACTTATTTTGTTTATCTGGCTAGTCGTGGGGGGATTAATCGTCAATCAAGGCATCCATCATTTATTGCGCTAA